AAAATAATGTCGTTAACTATGTAGGCGTGTTTGCTGACATATCCGAATTAAAGCATTCGCAAAACCGTCTGAATGAACTGGTGAACCACGACTCACTCACAGGCTTGCCTAACCGCACCTTGTTGAATGAGCTGTTGAGCCATGCAATTAAACGCGCCGAGCGCGAAGAGAACCAGTTGGCTGTGCTGTTTATTGATCTTGACCGCTTTAAGGCAATCAACGACAGCCTTGGCCATCAGGTAGGCGACAAGTTGTTATACGAAGTTGCAAACCGTATCAAATTAGCAGTGCGAGAAAGTGATGTAGTTGCACGGTTAGGTGGTGACGAATTTCTGGTCATGATGGACATGATCAAACACAAACAAGATGTGGAATTAGTCACCAAGAAAATTATCAAGGCATTACAAACTGAATTTGTGATTGATGGACGCGACCTTTTCATAGGCGCCAGTGTGGGAATAGCGCTCTACCCAGAGCACAGCATTGAAGTAGATGGCCTGGTGAACGCCGCAGATATTGCGATGTATCACGTAAAGAACAGCGGTAAAAACAGCCATTGCTTTTACTCAGCTGACTTGAGCAAGAATGCCAACGAGCTGTTTATGATGGAAAACCATCTGCGTCGCGCATTAGAACGTGATCAGCTTGAAGTGTATTACCAGCCGCAAGTACGGATTAAAGACGGCAAGATTATTGGCGCTGAATCGCTTTTGCGCTGGCGGCATCCTGAGCTTGGCATGGTATCCCCAGCCAAATTCATACCGCTTGCAGAAGAAACAGGGCTGATTTTACAGATAGGCGAATGGGTGTTGCGTGAATCGGCGCTGCAGGCCTCGCGCTGGGCACATGCTGGCTACGATTTAAATCGGGTTTCGGTGAATGTGTCGGGCGTACAGATACAACGCAGCAACTTTGCAGATACGGTGTATGGCGTATTGATAGAGACAGATTGCAACCCCAGACTGCTAGAGCTGGAAATCACTGAAAGTACAGTGATGCACAACACAGAGTTTGTGATTAGTGTATTTAACCGTATTAAGAATTTGGGCTTGAAACTGGCGATTGATGACTTTGGTACAGGCTATTCATCGTTATCACATTTAAAGCGTTTGCCATTAGATAAGCTTAAGATTGACCAGTCTTTTGTTAGAGAGTTACCAGGTAATGCGGATGATGCAGCGATTGCCAATGCTATCCATGCGATGGCAAACAGCCTGGGCTTTAACGTGATCGCAGAAGGTGTAGAAACTGAAGCGCAAGCCGCATTTTTACTGGATATGGGATGCGAAATAGCACAAGGTTATTTATACAGCCGGCCAGTCACTGCGACTCAATTTACAGCACTATTAGAGGCAGAGCGTGTGAAAAATAAAACTGAGTAGAATTCACAAGCAGAACGAATAAGGAAAAAGATTTACTAACTCATACAAAATATATCATCGAAACAATTGCCTATTGCCGCACAGACAAAACCAATAATACTAAAGAACTATTATGCCTAGCTCGCAATATCATTTTATAGACATCAGCCAGATTCGGATTGGCTTGTACATCCATCTGGATTTAGGCTGGATGGATCATCCGTTTACCTTCAGCAATTTCAAAATAAAAGACACAGAACAACTCGCTAAAATCAGGGAAACTGGCTTAAAAAAGTTACGTTATGACCCTAAGCGTAGTGATTGCGAACCATTGCCTGTAGGTTCATCGCCAGAACATATCGCCATGCCCGCTACGGAAGATGTAGAGCGCACCAAGCAAAGACGTCTGCGCGAACTGCATCTGGCGATTGATGAGAGTGAAAAAAAGTTTTTACTCGCTACGCAAACCGTGCGCCAAGCCCTGCGTAACCTTGAAGAAAAACCTCAAGCTTCGATTGAACAAGCACAGCAGTTGGTGAATGACATTGCGCACAATGTGATTACAGAACCGGATATTGCAGTACACGCAGTGAATGGTAATCGCTCTGCTGATGAAAATTACCTGCACCCGCTCAATGTGACGATGCTAAGCCTCATGCTTTGCAAGTCTTTAAGCATGATAGAAGCTGACGCTAAAGCCATAGGCATGGCCGCTATTTTTCATGACATTGGTAAAGCCAAAATTGCGGATGCTATATTGCTCAAAGAAACGCCACTGGATGAAGAAGAATTGGCCGAAATGCGCAAGCATTGCGAATACGGCGCACAAATGGCCAAAGAATCTGGGCTCTCAGAGCGGATAGGTCGCGTGATTCTGCAACATCATGAATATGCAGATGGCTCAGGCTACCCACATCAATTAAAAGGCACCGATATTGACCCACTGGCAAGGCTGATTGCTATTGTGAGTGCCTACGACAACCTGTGCAATCCCCAACATGGCGGCCATGCCCTCACGCCCTACGAAGCGCTGAGCCACATGTTTAGCCATCAGCGCTCAAAGTTTGATGAGTGGATACTCAAGCAGTTTATTAAATCACTGGGCGTCTATCCGCCAGGTAGCGTAGTACAGCTTTCCAATGGCGCGCATGGTATCGTGATTTCGGTGAACCCAAATAAACCGCTCAAACCTTTTGTCATGGTGCATGACCCAGATAAAGAACGAGATGCACCACTGGTGATTGATTTACGCCAAGAGCCATCACTCGCCATTAATCTATGCTTGCGGCCACATCAATTACCACCAGAATCGCTCATATATCTCAACCCTCGTCACCGAGTAAGCTATTTTATTGATAAAGATTTAGCCGCTGGCAGGTCTGCGTAATCAAACCATTACCAGTTGCGGCCTTCATCTTCCGAAGTAATGCTAAAGGTTTCTGCTTGGCTATTTTGGCTGGCATAACCATTTAAAGTCACTTGCTCATTTTTAACCGTCAATTGCAGCACATCAGCATTGGCTTCACTGATACGTTTAGCTGGTGTTGATACCCAGGCTTCACCATCCATGCGGCTGTAATAGACACCAGGTTTGTCATTAAGCATCCAAGCTAGATGCCAACCCCAGTCACCACCTTGAGCGATGGCAACAGCTTTGTAGAAGCAAGATTGTTCGCTAGGCTTAGTTAAATTGGGCTTACCAGAATATGTGACGCGTTTGATTTCTGGTTTCTCAATATTAGTCATCACCAAGTCATGCACACCATGCTCAAACTCATACTCTTTAAAAATCAAAGTTTGACCATTTGCAGCCTGCACTTTGGCTTGTGGGCACTGCACGCTTTCACCAGCAAGTGTTTTATCTGCAGCGAGCAAAATATCCAGCAATAGCAGAACGAGCAGATATTTTTTCATCGCGGGCTTCATTGTTAGATTAAACATTATTGTTCTGTATTTTAGCTATACTTCGGTTATTGAATCAGCATGATTTGCTAGATAAAAAATCATGCTAAAAGTGCCAAGTGCACTCGGTAAAATATTTTTGTATCAACACCCCTGCCACCACAAGAAAGGAAAAGAGCGCTGCCCAGCAGTGCTCTACAAATGGGCGGTAATCTGTTACTCATTGTTATAGCGTTTTTATTAGTCGTATTAAATGGTTTTTTTGTAGCCGCCGAATTTGGCTTAGTCAAATTACGGCAAACTCGCGTAAGAGCGATTGCCAAAAACTTTGGCTGGCGCGGCAAGATTCTCGCTAAAGTACATGGCAACCTTGATGCCTATTTATCTGCCTGCCAGCTCGGCATTACCTTGGCATCCCTGGGTCTGGGATGGATAGGGGAACCTGCTTTCGCCAAACTGATTGAGCCTTTGATGACTTATGCAGGGGTAGATAACGAAAAAATCCTCCACGGCCTCTCTTTTGTCATTGCATTCTTTACTATTTCTTATTTGCACATTGTCATTGGTGAGTTAGCGCCCAAGACACTTGCCATTCGCATGGCCGAAAAAGTAGGCCTGATCACAGCGCCTGGTCTCTATGGTTTCTATTGGTTGATGTACCCTGCGATTTGGGGACTCAATCATAGCGCTAGCTTTGTGTTGCGATTATTGCACCTTGATAACGTGAACCATCAGGACAATCACTATACCGCTGACGAACTCAAGCTGATCTTACGCAGCTCGCATGCGGACGATAAATTCAGCCGTGAAGAATGGCGCGTGCTAGCGCAAGCGATTGATTTCCGCGAGCTGGATGTGGCTGACTTAATGCAACCTATTCGCGAAGCCGTAGTGCTATCTGCCGAAGACTCATTAGAAGCCAATATAGAGCGCATGCTGCAACACCGCTACAGCCGTTACCCATACATGGATGCTTCTGGTGAGATTACAGGAGTGATTCATATTAAAGACCTGTTTCTAGCGTCGCAAAAAGCTGATGAAGATGAAGCCGTTGAACTGGAAAGTCTGTTACGACCAATTCTAACCGTATCGCCAGAGCTTCCTGCTACCGAGTTATTTCGCCAGTTTCAGCAAGGTGCGCCGCACTTTGCGATTGTGAGTTACAAAGGGGGTGAGCCACTCGGCTTCATCACTATTTACAATTTACTTAGCGCACTCGTGGGTGAAATTCGTGATGAATTCCGCCCGCAACAGAATGAATGGCGCAAGCTGGATGACGGCTCATTACTCGGCAAAGCCAGTTTGCCTATCCCCACCCTGGAACGTACGCTTGGTATTGATATTGAAGATATTGAATCAGCTGAGGCCGATACGGTAGGCGGCCTTGTGCTCTGGAAACTAGGTGAGATTCCTGAAGAAGGCCAAAAAGTGAGCTTTGAGCAATTTGATATCGTGATCAAAAAAATGATTGGGCCACGCATACTTTTAGTACGCGTTTATCCTAAGCAAGAGCAAGATATTCAGTAAGTTTTAGTTAGATTAGCTAAGCTCCAGTTTGGAGCTAAAGCTTCAACTAGCATCTAAACTGCATACCAATAGCTAATATTTATCATAGCAATTAAAACAATTGATTTTTATTATTGTGCAACCTTGCCTACTATCTGTTGAAGCGCCAAAACGAATACGCTTCACAAGTGAAATATTCATTGGCTAAACTTAAAACCAGTTGATCCAGACAGGAGAAAAACATGAGCAAAACAACTTTAACCACATCCGTTGGCGCACCAGTGCCAGACGACAATAACAGCATCAGCGTTG
This genomic window from Methyloradius palustris contains:
- a CDS encoding hemolysin family protein, producing the protein MGGNLLLIVIAFLLVVLNGFFVAAEFGLVKLRQTRVRAIAKNFGWRGKILAKVHGNLDAYLSACQLGITLASLGLGWIGEPAFAKLIEPLMTYAGVDNEKILHGLSFVIAFFTISYLHIVIGELAPKTLAIRMAEKVGLITAPGLYGFYWLMYPAIWGLNHSASFVLRLLHLDNVNHQDNHYTADELKLILRSSHADDKFSREEWRVLAQAIDFRELDVADLMQPIREAVVLSAEDSLEANIERMLQHRYSRYPYMDASGEITGVIHIKDLFLASQKADEDEAVELESLLRPILTVSPELPATELFRQFQQGAPHFAIVSYKGGEPLGFITIYNLLSALVGEIRDEFRPQQNEWRKLDDGSLLGKASLPIPTLERTLGIDIEDIESAEADTVGGLVLWKLGEIPEEGQKVSFEQFDIVIKKMIGPRILLVRVYPKQEQDIQ
- a CDS encoding HD-GYP domain-containing protein, whose amino-acid sequence is MPSSQYHFIDISQIRIGLYIHLDLGWMDHPFTFSNFKIKDTEQLAKIRETGLKKLRYDPKRSDCEPLPVGSSPEHIAMPATEDVERTKQRRLRELHLAIDESEKKFLLATQTVRQALRNLEEKPQASIEQAQQLVNDIAHNVITEPDIAVHAVNGNRSADENYLHPLNVTMLSLMLCKSLSMIEADAKAIGMAAIFHDIGKAKIADAILLKETPLDEEELAEMRKHCEYGAQMAKESGLSERIGRVILQHHEYADGSGYPHQLKGTDIDPLARLIAIVSAYDNLCNPQHGGHALTPYEALSHMFSHQRSKFDEWILKQFIKSLGVYPPGSVVQLSNGAHGIVISVNPNKPLKPFVMVHDPDKERDAPLVIDLRQEPSLAINLCLRPHQLPPESLIYLNPRHRVSYFIDKDLAAGRSA
- a CDS encoding sensor domain-containing protein, with product MKPSDKLLIERVLASLNRVAVVFADEALNLHYINPYGFELFDLAVPDNHSPEQSIFSTDTPVKLPDAVIERISHEISQHQHDFIAEFNLGKQGSAEQQKILQFYIAPLPSLLGISSFSDNLKKNKATQKPGYLFQVYDITESEATGKRLQQAKIAFESAAEGIMIMDDKTRIIAMNKGFTDITGFSEDEMMGEIPNVFHGEKYDAVFYQSLWHNLKYEGYWRGELWNTRKNGEQYSEWLTLTTVKDRQNNVVNYVGVFADISELKHSQNRLNELVNHDSLTGLPNRTLLNELLSHAIKRAEREENQLAVLFIDLDRFKAINDSLGHQVGDKLLYEVANRIKLAVRESDVVARLGGDEFLVMMDMIKHKQDVELVTKKIIKALQTEFVIDGRDLFIGASVGIALYPEHSIEVDGLVNAADIAMYHVKNSGKNSHCFYSADLSKNANELFMMENHLRRALERDQLEVYYQPQVRIKDGKIIGAESLLRWRHPELGMVSPAKFIPLAEETGLILQIGEWVLRESALQASRWAHAGYDLNRVSVNVSGVQIQRSNFADTVYGVLIETDCNPRLLELEITESTVMHNTEFVISVFNRIKNLGLKLAIDDFGTGYSSLSHLKRLPLDKLKIDQSFVRELPGNADDAAIANAIHAMANSLGFNVIAEGVETEAQAAFLLDMGCEIAQGYLYSRPVTATQFTALLEAERVKNKTE